A region from the Drosophila mauritiana strain mau12 chromosome 2L, ASM438214v1, whole genome shotgun sequence genome encodes:
- the LOC117150727 gene encoding probable G-protein coupled receptor 158 isoform X3: MELCIATKSKIVTAQSSMPQSSQCSSSSSSNCRNYQKKCHQNQTNTQVQSTQRSNCSSHSDRDHLTNQQKQQNQRTNSATAASAASAAAATSSNSTSSSSKNIREPSSSTQLNTLYALLVLLIVGLATATASPSPSPSHAPFGRESRRDALLAYYKRAHLPQSSSSSGGVSLGHKYHLLHDANGLDFDELTPTASSVSALSRAERFRLRKRSATPTTPVTPLDVATAAAAATDAAAKDAGSGKKPEEKCEPKVLETLPDEPFYDYTDIAEDAARQFIEFLSGKFPNANTPIAIDEPTRAEVSRRANGIASYALNEDDNLLAFAIAAPSIHTVVVKFRDNVTIPPDQVHNKAYLGSYWRELGAAWNSTDGTQEWGAPFRDCNLLTRRWLWPFRISFSEHRIKVVAAAFIAADEDVCNDGLEEVFGRRHGCDRNTTFCLLTENKPAATRDVYTCLCRESYYLPNSTLQGFRGDRVELSEGYDNYSCIPCPGGCTNCDSNGVCLTFQEEEVLNVDACLRLLVAIVLGACILCCIVLGVIVFRQRKCKAIASGMWTVLETILLGIVLLYASVAVHFFPASTERCLLEPWLRELGFITCYGAIILKLYRHLVDFRTRKAHRWVLRDVDLLKYLGTMVFAVICYMAAFTASSLDLLESAQLESLREADTNTCHPLKWELVTQTSEMLILCFGLHLSIASRNANTQFRERQFLVTALTLEFLVSSSFYFLRFVYLPEMSPSAILLALFIRSQLTNSFALGLIFVPKLWYQHKQGTSHDAGQRLGGGYAGLCLGDPDIGELTISEMSPEDIRAELKRLYTQLEIMKNKTLRQDNPHISKRRGGRKAGHRRFSLQKKGSKDKALSAKHRSNKHHQDIEITEAEPSRTPEDSVCSAEGPTDTYAEISGVSHSMLSHSMVSHSVVSHSK, from the exons ATGGAACTGTgcatagcaacaaagtcaAAAATTGTAACCGCTCAGAGTTCAATGCCGCAAAGCAGccaatgcagcagcagcagcagcagcaactgccgAAACTATCAAAAGAAATGCCAccaaaatcaaacaaacacTCAAGTACAGAGCACTCAGCGAAGCAATTGCAGCAGCCACAGCGATCGAGACCACCTGACAAAccaacaaaagcaacagaaCCAACGAACAAATagtgcaacagcagcaagtgcagcaagtgcagcagctgcaacatcatcaaattccaCTAGCAGCAGCAGTAAAAACATCAGGGAGCCGAGCAGCAGCACACAATTAAACACCCTCTACGCGCTGCTGGTGCTTTTGATAGTCGGCCTTGCCACAGCCACCGCCTCGCCCAGTCCCAgccccagccacgcccccttcggCCGCGAGAGCAGGCGCGATGCTCTTTTGGCCTACTACAAAAGGGCGCACCTGCcgcagagcagcagcagcagcggtgGCGTTTCCCTGGGGCACAAGTATCACCTGCTGCACGATGCCAATGGCCTTGACTTTGACGAGCTAACGCCCACCGCCAGCAGCGTGTCCGCTCTCAGTCGGGCGGAGCGTTTTCGGTTGCGTAAGCGCAGCGCCACGCCCACAACGCCCGTCACTCCACTGGatgttgcaactgcagcagcagcggcaacagatGCAGCAGCAAAGGATGCGGGCAGCGGGAAGAAGCCGGAGGAGAAGTGCGAGCCAAAAGTACTCGAAACGCTGCCAGATGAGCCG TTTTACGACTACACCGACATCGCCGAGGATGCCGCACGCCagtttattgaatttttatcGGGCAAATTCCCAAATGCCAACACACCGATTGCCATCGATGAGCCGACACGTGCGGAGGTGAGTCGCCGGGCCAATGGAATCGCCAGCTACGCCCTCAACGAGGACGACAATCTGCTGGCCTTCGCCATTGCCGCGCCCAGCATTCACACGGTGGTCGTTAAATTCAGGGATAACGTTACG ATACCACCGGATCAGGTGCACAATAAGGCATATTTGGGTTCCTATTGGCGGGAGTTGGG TGCGGCCTGGAACAGCACGGACGGCACCCAGGAGTGGGGCGCTCCCTTTCGCGACTGCAACCTGTTGACGCGACGCTGGCTCTGGCCATTTCGCATATCCTTCAGCGAGCACAGGATCAA AGTTGTGGCGGCTGCCTTCATTGCCGCCGATGAGGATGTGTGCAACGATGGCCTGGAGGAAGTTTTCGGTCGCCGCCACGG TTGCGATCGGAATACGACCTTCTGCCTGCTCACCGAGAACAAACCCGCCGCCACCCGGGATGTGTACACCTGTCTGTGCCGGGAATCCTACTACCTGCCCAACTCCACGCTCCAGGGATTCCGTGGCGATCGGGTGGAGCTGTCCGAGGGCTACGACAACTACTCGTGCATTCCGTGTCCCGGCGGATGCACCAACTGCGATAGCAACGGCGTCTGTCTGACCTtccaggaggaggaggtgctCAATGTGGACGCCTGCCTGCGCCTCCTGGTGGCCATCGTCCTGGGCGCCTGCATCCTGTGCTGCATCGTCCTCGGCGTGATTGTCTTCCGGCAGCGAAAGTGCAAG GCCATTGCGTCTGGCATGTGGACTGTGCTGGAGACGATATTGCTGGGCATTGTTTTACTTTATGCATCT GTTGCCGTCCATTTCTTTCCCGCATCCACCGAGCGCTGCCTTCTGGAGCCCTGGCTCCGGGAGCTGGGCTTCATCACCTGCTACGGCGCCATCATCCTGAAGCTGTACCGCCACCTGGTGGACTTCCGCACCCGGAAGGCGCATCGCTGGGTGCTGCGCGACGTGGACCTGCTCAAGTATCTGGGCACCATGGTCTTCGCCGTCATCTGCTACATGGCCGCCTTTACGGCCTCGTCGCTGGATCTCCTCGAAAGTGCGCAGCTGGAGAGCCTCAGGGAGGCGGACACGAACACCTGCCATCCGCTCAAGTGGGAGCTGGTCACGCAGACCAGCGAGATGCTCATCCTGTGCTTCGGGCTGCACCTGTCCATCGCCAGTCGGAATGCCAACACCCAGTTCCGG GAACGACAATTTCTGGTCACCGCCCTGACGCTGGAGTTCCTGGTCTCGTCCAGCTTCTACTTTCTGCGCTTTGTCTACCTGCCGGAAATGAGTCCCAGCGCCATCTTGCTGGCCCTGTTCATCCGCTCCCAGCTGACGAATAGTTTCGCCTTGGGTCTGATATTTGTGCCAAAGTTGTGGTATCAGCACAAGCAG GGTACGTCACACGACGCCGGCCAGCGGCTGGGCGGAGGATATGCCGGGCTCTGTCTGGGCGATCCGGACATCGGGGAGCTGACCATATCCGAAATGAGTCCCGAGGACATACGCGCCGAACTCAAAAG ACTGTATACCCAACTGGAGATAATGAAGAACAAGACTCTGAGGCAGGACAATCCGCACATCAGTAAGCGACGTGGCGGACGCAAGGCGGGTCACCGTCGCTTCTCCCTGCAG AAAAAGGGCAGCAAGGATAAG GCTCTAAGTGCCAAACATCGCAGCAACAAGCATCATCAGGACATCGAGATCACCGAGGCGGAACCTTCCAGGACGCCCGAGGACTCGGTGTGCAGTGCCGAAGGACCCACGGATACCTATGCGGAAATCTCCGGCGTGTCCCACTCAATGCTCTCCCACTCGATGGTCTCCCACTCCGTGGTCTCGCACTCGAAGTAA
- the LOC117150727 gene encoding probable G-protein coupled receptor 158 isoform X5, which produces MELCIATKSKIVTAQSSMPQSSQCSSSSSSNCRNYQKKCHQNQTNTQVQSTQRSNCSSHSDRDHLTNQQKQQNQRTNSATAASAASAAAATSSNSTSSSSKNIREPSSSTQLNTLYALLVLLIVGLATATASPSPSPSHAPFGRESRRDALLAYYKRAHLPQSSSSSGGVSLGHKYHLLHDANGLDFDELTPTASSVSALSRAERFRLRKRSATPTTPVTPLDVATAAAAATDAAAKDAGSGKKPEEKCEPKVLETLPDEPFYDYTDIAEDAARQFIEFLSGKFPNANTPIAIDEPTRAEVSRRANGIASYALNEDDNLLAFAIAAPSIHTVVVKFRDNVTIPPDQVHNKAYLGSYWRELGAAWNSTDGTQEWGAPFRDCNLLTRRWLWPFRISFSEHRIKVVAAAFIAADEDVCNDGLEEVFGRRHGCDRNTTFCLLTENKPAATRDVYTCLCRESYYLPNSTLQGFRGDRVELSEGYDNYSCIPCPGGCTNCDSNGVCLTFQEEEVLNVDACLRLLVAIVLGACILCCIVLGVIVFRQRKCKAIASGMWTVLETILLGIVLLYASVAVHFFPASTERCLLEPWLRELGFITCYGAIILKLYRHLVDFRTRKAHRWVLRDVDLLKYLGTMVFAVICYMAAFTASSLDLLESAQLESLREADTNTCHPLKWELVTQTSEMLILCFGLHLSIASRNANTQFRERQFLVTALTLEFLVSSSFYFLRFVYLPEMSPSAILLALFIRSQLTNSFALGLIFVPKLWYQHKQHPQRYNHDQ; this is translated from the exons ATGGAACTGTgcatagcaacaaagtcaAAAATTGTAACCGCTCAGAGTTCAATGCCGCAAAGCAGccaatgcagcagcagcagcagcagcaactgccgAAACTATCAAAAGAAATGCCAccaaaatcaaacaaacacTCAAGTACAGAGCACTCAGCGAAGCAATTGCAGCAGCCACAGCGATCGAGACCACCTGACAAAccaacaaaagcaacagaaCCAACGAACAAATagtgcaacagcagcaagtgcagcaagtgcagcagctgcaacatcatcaaattccaCTAGCAGCAGCAGTAAAAACATCAGGGAGCCGAGCAGCAGCACACAATTAAACACCCTCTACGCGCTGCTGGTGCTTTTGATAGTCGGCCTTGCCACAGCCACCGCCTCGCCCAGTCCCAgccccagccacgcccccttcggCCGCGAGAGCAGGCGCGATGCTCTTTTGGCCTACTACAAAAGGGCGCACCTGCcgcagagcagcagcagcagcggtgGCGTTTCCCTGGGGCACAAGTATCACCTGCTGCACGATGCCAATGGCCTTGACTTTGACGAGCTAACGCCCACCGCCAGCAGCGTGTCCGCTCTCAGTCGGGCGGAGCGTTTTCGGTTGCGTAAGCGCAGCGCCACGCCCACAACGCCCGTCACTCCACTGGatgttgcaactgcagcagcagcggcaacagatGCAGCAGCAAAGGATGCGGGCAGCGGGAAGAAGCCGGAGGAGAAGTGCGAGCCAAAAGTACTCGAAACGCTGCCAGATGAGCCG TTTTACGACTACACCGACATCGCCGAGGATGCCGCACGCCagtttattgaatttttatcGGGCAAATTCCCAAATGCCAACACACCGATTGCCATCGATGAGCCGACACGTGCGGAGGTGAGTCGCCGGGCCAATGGAATCGCCAGCTACGCCCTCAACGAGGACGACAATCTGCTGGCCTTCGCCATTGCCGCGCCCAGCATTCACACGGTGGTCGTTAAATTCAGGGATAACGTTACG ATACCACCGGATCAGGTGCACAATAAGGCATATTTGGGTTCCTATTGGCGGGAGTTGGG TGCGGCCTGGAACAGCACGGACGGCACCCAGGAGTGGGGCGCTCCCTTTCGCGACTGCAACCTGTTGACGCGACGCTGGCTCTGGCCATTTCGCATATCCTTCAGCGAGCACAGGATCAA AGTTGTGGCGGCTGCCTTCATTGCCGCCGATGAGGATGTGTGCAACGATGGCCTGGAGGAAGTTTTCGGTCGCCGCCACGG TTGCGATCGGAATACGACCTTCTGCCTGCTCACCGAGAACAAACCCGCCGCCACCCGGGATGTGTACACCTGTCTGTGCCGGGAATCCTACTACCTGCCCAACTCCACGCTCCAGGGATTCCGTGGCGATCGGGTGGAGCTGTCCGAGGGCTACGACAACTACTCGTGCATTCCGTGTCCCGGCGGATGCACCAACTGCGATAGCAACGGCGTCTGTCTGACCTtccaggaggaggaggtgctCAATGTGGACGCCTGCCTGCGCCTCCTGGTGGCCATCGTCCTGGGCGCCTGCATCCTGTGCTGCATCGTCCTCGGCGTGATTGTCTTCCGGCAGCGAAAGTGCAAG GCCATTGCGTCTGGCATGTGGACTGTGCTGGAGACGATATTGCTGGGCATTGTTTTACTTTATGCATCT GTTGCCGTCCATTTCTTTCCCGCATCCACCGAGCGCTGCCTTCTGGAGCCCTGGCTCCGGGAGCTGGGCTTCATCACCTGCTACGGCGCCATCATCCTGAAGCTGTACCGCCACCTGGTGGACTTCCGCACCCGGAAGGCGCATCGCTGGGTGCTGCGCGACGTGGACCTGCTCAAGTATCTGGGCACCATGGTCTTCGCCGTCATCTGCTACATGGCCGCCTTTACGGCCTCGTCGCTGGATCTCCTCGAAAGTGCGCAGCTGGAGAGCCTCAGGGAGGCGGACACGAACACCTGCCATCCGCTCAAGTGGGAGCTGGTCACGCAGACCAGCGAGATGCTCATCCTGTGCTTCGGGCTGCACCTGTCCATCGCCAGTCGGAATGCCAACACCCAGTTCCGG GAACGACAATTTCTGGTCACCGCCCTGACGCTGGAGTTCCTGGTCTCGTCCAGCTTCTACTTTCTGCGCTTTGTCTACCTGCCGGAAATGAGTCCCAGCGCCATCTTGCTGGCCCTGTTCATCCGCTCCCAGCTGACGAATAGTTTCGCCTTGGGTCTGATATTTGTGCCAAAGTTGTGGTATCAGCACAAGCAG CACCCCCAAAGATACAATCACGACCAATAA
- the LOC117150727 gene encoding probable G-protein coupled receptor 158 isoform X1, with protein MELCIATKSKIVTAQSSMPQSSQCSSSSSSNCRNYQKKCHQNQTNTQVQSTQRSNCSSHSDRDHLTNQQKQQNQRTNSATAASAASAAAATSSNSTSSSSKNIREPSSSTQLNTLYALLVLLIVGLATATASPSPSPSHAPFGRESRRDALLAYYKRAHLPQSSSSSGGVSLGHKYHLLHDANGLDFDELTPTASSVSALSRAERFRLRKRSATPTTPVTPLDVATAAAAATDAAAKDAGSGKKPEEKCEPKVLETLPDEPFYDYTDIAEDAARQFIEFLSGKFPNANTPIAIDEPTRAEVSRRANGIASYALNEDDNLLAFAIAAPSIHTVVVKFRDNVTIPPDQVHNKAYLGSYWRELGAAWNSTDGTQEWGAPFRDCNLLTRRWLWPFRISFSEHRIKVVAAAFIAADEDVCNDGLEEVFGRRHGCDRNTTFCLLTENKPAATRDVYTCLCRESYYLPNSTLQGFRGDRVELSEGYDNYSCIPCPGGCTNCDSNGVCLTFQEEEVLNVDACLRLLVAIVLGACILCCIVLGVIVFRQRKCKAIASGMWTVLETILLGIVLLYASVAVHFFPASTERCLLEPWLRELGFITCYGAIILKLYRHLVDFRTRKAHRWVLRDVDLLKYLGTMVFAVICYMAAFTASSLDLLESAQLESLREADTNTCHPLKWELVTQTSEMLILCFGLHLSIASRNANTQFRERQFLVTALTLEFLVSSSFYFLRFVYLPEMSPSAILLALFIRSQLTNSFALGLIFVPKLWYQHKQVRSLAYDLSIRLPVDAFKGTSHDAGQRLGGGYAGLCLGDPDIGELTISEMSPEDIRAELKRLYTQLEIMKNKTLRQDNPHISKRRGGRKAGHRRFSLQKKGSKDKALSAKHRSNKHHQDIEITEAEPSRTPEDSVCSAEGPTDTYAEISGVSHSMLSHSMVSHSVVSHSK; from the exons ATGGAACTGTgcatagcaacaaagtcaAAAATTGTAACCGCTCAGAGTTCAATGCCGCAAAGCAGccaatgcagcagcagcagcagcagcaactgccgAAACTATCAAAAGAAATGCCAccaaaatcaaacaaacacTCAAGTACAGAGCACTCAGCGAAGCAATTGCAGCAGCCACAGCGATCGAGACCACCTGACAAAccaacaaaagcaacagaaCCAACGAACAAATagtgcaacagcagcaagtgcagcaagtgcagcagctgcaacatcatcaaattccaCTAGCAGCAGCAGTAAAAACATCAGGGAGCCGAGCAGCAGCACACAATTAAACACCCTCTACGCGCTGCTGGTGCTTTTGATAGTCGGCCTTGCCACAGCCACCGCCTCGCCCAGTCCCAgccccagccacgcccccttcggCCGCGAGAGCAGGCGCGATGCTCTTTTGGCCTACTACAAAAGGGCGCACCTGCcgcagagcagcagcagcagcggtgGCGTTTCCCTGGGGCACAAGTATCACCTGCTGCACGATGCCAATGGCCTTGACTTTGACGAGCTAACGCCCACCGCCAGCAGCGTGTCCGCTCTCAGTCGGGCGGAGCGTTTTCGGTTGCGTAAGCGCAGCGCCACGCCCACAACGCCCGTCACTCCACTGGatgttgcaactgcagcagcagcggcaacagatGCAGCAGCAAAGGATGCGGGCAGCGGGAAGAAGCCGGAGGAGAAGTGCGAGCCAAAAGTACTCGAAACGCTGCCAGATGAGCCG TTTTACGACTACACCGACATCGCCGAGGATGCCGCACGCCagtttattgaatttttatcGGGCAAATTCCCAAATGCCAACACACCGATTGCCATCGATGAGCCGACACGTGCGGAGGTGAGTCGCCGGGCCAATGGAATCGCCAGCTACGCCCTCAACGAGGACGACAATCTGCTGGCCTTCGCCATTGCCGCGCCCAGCATTCACACGGTGGTCGTTAAATTCAGGGATAACGTTACG ATACCACCGGATCAGGTGCACAATAAGGCATATTTGGGTTCCTATTGGCGGGAGTTGGG TGCGGCCTGGAACAGCACGGACGGCACCCAGGAGTGGGGCGCTCCCTTTCGCGACTGCAACCTGTTGACGCGACGCTGGCTCTGGCCATTTCGCATATCCTTCAGCGAGCACAGGATCAA AGTTGTGGCGGCTGCCTTCATTGCCGCCGATGAGGATGTGTGCAACGATGGCCTGGAGGAAGTTTTCGGTCGCCGCCACGG TTGCGATCGGAATACGACCTTCTGCCTGCTCACCGAGAACAAACCCGCCGCCACCCGGGATGTGTACACCTGTCTGTGCCGGGAATCCTACTACCTGCCCAACTCCACGCTCCAGGGATTCCGTGGCGATCGGGTGGAGCTGTCCGAGGGCTACGACAACTACTCGTGCATTCCGTGTCCCGGCGGATGCACCAACTGCGATAGCAACGGCGTCTGTCTGACCTtccaggaggaggaggtgctCAATGTGGACGCCTGCCTGCGCCTCCTGGTGGCCATCGTCCTGGGCGCCTGCATCCTGTGCTGCATCGTCCTCGGCGTGATTGTCTTCCGGCAGCGAAAGTGCAAG GCCATTGCGTCTGGCATGTGGACTGTGCTGGAGACGATATTGCTGGGCATTGTTTTACTTTATGCATCT GTTGCCGTCCATTTCTTTCCCGCATCCACCGAGCGCTGCCTTCTGGAGCCCTGGCTCCGGGAGCTGGGCTTCATCACCTGCTACGGCGCCATCATCCTGAAGCTGTACCGCCACCTGGTGGACTTCCGCACCCGGAAGGCGCATCGCTGGGTGCTGCGCGACGTGGACCTGCTCAAGTATCTGGGCACCATGGTCTTCGCCGTCATCTGCTACATGGCCGCCTTTACGGCCTCGTCGCTGGATCTCCTCGAAAGTGCGCAGCTGGAGAGCCTCAGGGAGGCGGACACGAACACCTGCCATCCGCTCAAGTGGGAGCTGGTCACGCAGACCAGCGAGATGCTCATCCTGTGCTTCGGGCTGCACCTGTCCATCGCCAGTCGGAATGCCAACACCCAGTTCCGG GAACGACAATTTCTGGTCACCGCCCTGACGCTGGAGTTCCTGGTCTCGTCCAGCTTCTACTTTCTGCGCTTTGTCTACCTGCCGGAAATGAGTCCCAGCGCCATCTTGCTGGCCCTGTTCATCCGCTCCCAGCTGACGAATAGTTTCGCCTTGGGTCTGATATTTGTGCCAAAGTTGTGGTATCAGCACAAGCAG GTTCGTTCGCTAGCGTATGATCTATCAATACGTTTACCTGTGGATGCTTTCAAGGGTACGTCACACGACGCCGGCCAGCGGCTGGGCGGAGGATATGCCGGGCTCTGTCTGGGCGATCCGGACATCGGGGAGCTGACCATATCCGAAATGAGTCCCGAGGACATACGCGCCGAACTCAAAAG ACTGTATACCCAACTGGAGATAATGAAGAACAAGACTCTGAGGCAGGACAATCCGCACATCAGTAAGCGACGTGGCGGACGCAAGGCGGGTCACCGTCGCTTCTCCCTGCAG AAAAAGGGCAGCAAGGATAAG GCTCTAAGTGCCAAACATCGCAGCAACAAGCATCATCAGGACATCGAGATCACCGAGGCGGAACCTTCCAGGACGCCCGAGGACTCGGTGTGCAGTGCCGAAGGACCCACGGATACCTATGCGGAAATCTCCGGCGTGTCCCACTCAATGCTCTCCCACTCGATGGTCTCCCACTCCGTGGTCTCGCACTCGAAGTAA
- the LOC117150727 gene encoding probable G-protein coupled receptor 158 isoform X2 — MELCIATKSKIVTAQSSMPQSSQCSSSSSSNCRNYQKKCHQNQTNTQVQSTQRSNCSSHSDRDHLTNQQKQQNQRTNSATAASAASAAAATSSNSTSSSSKNIREPSSSTQLNTLYALLVLLIVGLATATASPSPSPSHAPFGRESRRDALLAYYKRAHLPQSSSSSGGVSLGHKYHLLHDANGLDFDELTPTASSVSALSRAERFRLRKRSATPTTPVTPLDVATAAAAATDAAAKDAGSGKKPEEKCEPKVLETLPDEPFYDYTDIAEDAARQFIEFLSGKFPNANTPIAIDEPTRAEVSRRANGIASYALNEDDNLLAFAIAAPSIHTVVVKFRDNVTIPPDQVHNKAYLGSYWRELGAAWNSTDGTQEWGAPFRDCNLLTRRWLWPFRISFSEHRIKVVAAAFIAADEDVCNDGLEEVFGRRHGCDRNTTFCLLTENKPAATRDVYTCLCRESYYLPNSTLQGFRGDRVELSEGYDNYSCIPCPGGCTNCDSNGVCLTFQEEEVLNVDACLRLLVAIVLGACILCCIVLGVIVFRQRKCKAIASGMWTVLETILLGIVLLYASVAVHFFPASTERCLLEPWLRELGFITCYGAIILKLYRHLVDFRTRKAHRWVLRDVDLLKYLGTMVFAVICYMAAFTASSLDLLESAQLESLREADTNTCHPLKWELVTQTSEMLILCFGLHLSIASRNANTQFRERQFLVTALTLEFLVSSSFYFLRFVYLPEMSPSAILLALFIRSQLTNSFALGLIFVPKLWYQHKQVRSLAYDLSIRLPVDAFKGTSHDAGQRLGGGYAGLCLGDPDIGELTISEMSPEDIRAELKRLYTQLEIMKNKTLRQDNPHISKRRGGRKAGHRRFSLQALSAKHRSNKHHQDIEITEAEPSRTPEDSVCSAEGPTDTYAEISGVSHSMLSHSMVSHSVVSHSK, encoded by the exons ATGGAACTGTgcatagcaacaaagtcaAAAATTGTAACCGCTCAGAGTTCAATGCCGCAAAGCAGccaatgcagcagcagcagcagcagcaactgccgAAACTATCAAAAGAAATGCCAccaaaatcaaacaaacacTCAAGTACAGAGCACTCAGCGAAGCAATTGCAGCAGCCACAGCGATCGAGACCACCTGACAAAccaacaaaagcaacagaaCCAACGAACAAATagtgcaacagcagcaagtgcagcaagtgcagcagctgcaacatcatcaaattccaCTAGCAGCAGCAGTAAAAACATCAGGGAGCCGAGCAGCAGCACACAATTAAACACCCTCTACGCGCTGCTGGTGCTTTTGATAGTCGGCCTTGCCACAGCCACCGCCTCGCCCAGTCCCAgccccagccacgcccccttcggCCGCGAGAGCAGGCGCGATGCTCTTTTGGCCTACTACAAAAGGGCGCACCTGCcgcagagcagcagcagcagcggtgGCGTTTCCCTGGGGCACAAGTATCACCTGCTGCACGATGCCAATGGCCTTGACTTTGACGAGCTAACGCCCACCGCCAGCAGCGTGTCCGCTCTCAGTCGGGCGGAGCGTTTTCGGTTGCGTAAGCGCAGCGCCACGCCCACAACGCCCGTCACTCCACTGGatgttgcaactgcagcagcagcggcaacagatGCAGCAGCAAAGGATGCGGGCAGCGGGAAGAAGCCGGAGGAGAAGTGCGAGCCAAAAGTACTCGAAACGCTGCCAGATGAGCCG TTTTACGACTACACCGACATCGCCGAGGATGCCGCACGCCagtttattgaatttttatcGGGCAAATTCCCAAATGCCAACACACCGATTGCCATCGATGAGCCGACACGTGCGGAGGTGAGTCGCCGGGCCAATGGAATCGCCAGCTACGCCCTCAACGAGGACGACAATCTGCTGGCCTTCGCCATTGCCGCGCCCAGCATTCACACGGTGGTCGTTAAATTCAGGGATAACGTTACG ATACCACCGGATCAGGTGCACAATAAGGCATATTTGGGTTCCTATTGGCGGGAGTTGGG TGCGGCCTGGAACAGCACGGACGGCACCCAGGAGTGGGGCGCTCCCTTTCGCGACTGCAACCTGTTGACGCGACGCTGGCTCTGGCCATTTCGCATATCCTTCAGCGAGCACAGGATCAA AGTTGTGGCGGCTGCCTTCATTGCCGCCGATGAGGATGTGTGCAACGATGGCCTGGAGGAAGTTTTCGGTCGCCGCCACGG TTGCGATCGGAATACGACCTTCTGCCTGCTCACCGAGAACAAACCCGCCGCCACCCGGGATGTGTACACCTGTCTGTGCCGGGAATCCTACTACCTGCCCAACTCCACGCTCCAGGGATTCCGTGGCGATCGGGTGGAGCTGTCCGAGGGCTACGACAACTACTCGTGCATTCCGTGTCCCGGCGGATGCACCAACTGCGATAGCAACGGCGTCTGTCTGACCTtccaggaggaggaggtgctCAATGTGGACGCCTGCCTGCGCCTCCTGGTGGCCATCGTCCTGGGCGCCTGCATCCTGTGCTGCATCGTCCTCGGCGTGATTGTCTTCCGGCAGCGAAAGTGCAAG GCCATTGCGTCTGGCATGTGGACTGTGCTGGAGACGATATTGCTGGGCATTGTTTTACTTTATGCATCT GTTGCCGTCCATTTCTTTCCCGCATCCACCGAGCGCTGCCTTCTGGAGCCCTGGCTCCGGGAGCTGGGCTTCATCACCTGCTACGGCGCCATCATCCTGAAGCTGTACCGCCACCTGGTGGACTTCCGCACCCGGAAGGCGCATCGCTGGGTGCTGCGCGACGTGGACCTGCTCAAGTATCTGGGCACCATGGTCTTCGCCGTCATCTGCTACATGGCCGCCTTTACGGCCTCGTCGCTGGATCTCCTCGAAAGTGCGCAGCTGGAGAGCCTCAGGGAGGCGGACACGAACACCTGCCATCCGCTCAAGTGGGAGCTGGTCACGCAGACCAGCGAGATGCTCATCCTGTGCTTCGGGCTGCACCTGTCCATCGCCAGTCGGAATGCCAACACCCAGTTCCGG GAACGACAATTTCTGGTCACCGCCCTGACGCTGGAGTTCCTGGTCTCGTCCAGCTTCTACTTTCTGCGCTTTGTCTACCTGCCGGAAATGAGTCCCAGCGCCATCTTGCTGGCCCTGTTCATCCGCTCCCAGCTGACGAATAGTTTCGCCTTGGGTCTGATATTTGTGCCAAAGTTGTGGTATCAGCACAAGCAG GTTCGTTCGCTAGCGTATGATCTATCAATACGTTTACCTGTGGATGCTTTCAAGGGTACGTCACACGACGCCGGCCAGCGGCTGGGCGGAGGATATGCCGGGCTCTGTCTGGGCGATCCGGACATCGGGGAGCTGACCATATCCGAAATGAGTCCCGAGGACATACGCGCCGAACTCAAAAG ACTGTATACCCAACTGGAGATAATGAAGAACAAGACTCTGAGGCAGGACAATCCGCACATCAGTAAGCGACGTGGCGGACGCAAGGCGGGTCACCGTCGCTTCTCCCTGCAG GCTCTAAGTGCCAAACATCGCAGCAACAAGCATCATCAGGACATCGAGATCACCGAGGCGGAACCTTCCAGGACGCCCGAGGACTCGGTGTGCAGTGCCGAAGGACCCACGGATACCTATGCGGAAATCTCCGGCGTGTCCCACTCAATGCTCTCCCACTCGATGGTCTCCCACTCCGTGGTCTCGCACTCGAAGTAA